The following DNA comes from Armatimonadota bacterium.
TTGGTAAGGATAAGGTCCCCGGTTCGATCCCGGGCGTGGGCTCCAGCTTAGGGCGGCCGGCGCGGATGGCGCCGCACGGGAGCGAGATCATGGGCAAGCGGAAGTTTGAGCGGACGAAGCCGCACGTGAACATTGGCACCATTGGGCACGTGGATCACGGCAAGACGACCTTGACCAGCGCGATC
Coding sequences within:
- a CDS encoding GTP-binding protein is translated as MGKRKFERTKPHVNIGTIGHVDHGKTTLTSAI